The proteins below come from a single Edaphobacter acidisoli genomic window:
- the msrA gene encoding peptide-methionine (S)-S-oxide reductase MsrA, whose product MAIETATFGAGCFWGVEARFNELTGVIDTAAGYEGGNLEHPTYQDVCTDRTGHAEVVQVKFDPSRISFDALLDAFFALHDPTQVNRQGPDFGTQYRSVIFTHNDEQFREAKARIAELNASGTYRNPIATQVVPAMSFWKAEEYHQRYLEKRGMVSCHI is encoded by the coding sequence GTGGCAATTGAAACAGCGACCTTTGGTGCAGGATGTTTCTGGGGAGTAGAAGCCCGATTCAATGAACTCACAGGTGTTATCGACACGGCCGCAGGATACGAAGGCGGCAACCTCGAACACCCAACCTATCAGGACGTTTGTACGGACCGCACCGGCCACGCGGAAGTTGTTCAAGTCAAGTTCGACCCATCGCGTATCAGCTTCGACGCTCTGCTCGATGCATTCTTTGCGCTGCACGACCCTACACAGGTCAACCGCCAGGGTCCGGACTTCGGCACCCAATACCGCAGCGTCATCTTCACCCACAACGACGAGCAGTTCCGCGAAGCCAAAGCCCGCATCGCCGAGCTAAACGCCTCAGGCACCTACCGCAACCCCATCGCTACGCAAGTAGTCCCGGCAATGTCGTTCTGGAAAGCCGAGGAGTACCACCAGCGCTACCTCGAAAAACGCGGCATGGTCAGCTGCCACATCTAA
- a CDS encoding pseudouridine synthase encodes MSQNTEPQGDRLQKILAQAGIASRRKAEELILAGRVQVNGKVVTELGTRHDATRDHIRVDGKLLHGPERHRYYMLNKPRGYVTTLDDPEGRPTVMDLMAKQKGPRSEQARLYPVGRLDYLSEGLLLMTNDGELANALSKAATGVEKTYLVKISGAPSSTGLDQIRQGIMIDRGRLNEVRSGRRDRVITAPAKVEQVRGGDNPWFELTLTEGRNRQIRKMFEEIGHHVEKIRRIGYGALRLDVPPGEFRELTPGEVTALGRAAEGKKVVPKKRTPEFAQLKSPAKKKAAKSPRSYTAKPARRGNSRQGHRTER; translated from the coding sequence ATGTCTCAGAACACCGAACCCCAGGGCGACCGCCTGCAGAAGATCCTGGCCCAGGCAGGCATCGCCAGCCGCCGCAAGGCCGAGGAGCTCATCCTCGCCGGCCGCGTCCAGGTTAACGGCAAGGTGGTCACCGAGCTGGGCACCCGCCACGACGCCACGCGCGACCACATCCGCGTCGACGGCAAGCTGCTCCACGGCCCCGAGCGCCATCGCTACTATATGCTCAACAAGCCGCGCGGCTACGTCACTACCCTCGACGACCCCGAAGGCCGCCCCACCGTCATGGACCTGATGGCAAAGCAGAAAGGCCCGCGCAGTGAGCAGGCGCGCCTCTACCCCGTAGGCCGCCTCGACTACCTCAGCGAAGGCCTGCTGCTGATGACCAACGACGGCGAACTCGCCAACGCGCTCTCAAAAGCTGCAACCGGCGTCGAGAAGACCTACCTGGTCAAAATCAGCGGAGCCCCATCCTCCACCGGCCTCGACCAGATCCGCCAGGGCATCATGATCGACCGCGGCCGCCTCAACGAAGTCCGCTCCGGCCGCCGCGATCGTGTCATCACCGCTCCGGCAAAGGTCGAGCAGGTGCGAGGAGGCGACAATCCCTGGTTCGAGCTCACCTTGACCGAGGGCCGCAACCGTCAGATCCGCAAGATGTTCGAGGAGATCGGCCATCACGTCGAAAAGATTCGCCGCATCGGTTACGGTGCACTCCGCCTCGACGTCCCCCCCGGCGAGTTCCGCGAGCTGACCCCCGGCGAGGTAACGGCGCTCGGCCGCGCAGCCGAAGGCAAAAAGGTCGTCCCCAAAAAGAGAACGCCCGAATTTGCCCAGCTCAAATCTCCAGCAAAAAAGAAGGCCGCAAAATCACCTCGCAGCTATACCGCAAAGCCAGCTCGCAGAGGCAATTCCCGTCAGGGCCATCGCACGGAGCGGTGA
- the scpB gene encoding SMC-Scp complex subunit ScpB, with product MSLKAKIEAVIYASEEPVTLAQLVGLLGHEGQSELDHIESAQQALSLEEQSTEADEFGEAEQAAERDRALHEAAEHEAAVLREARHHAQIDNAAMSSEDDAEPSIDAAIAEPEPAPAEQASAPVTPEDKDEKKAAREKERKLREYFRAILDQLIGDYANGDRGLEIREVAGGYRMATKPEYHDAVRGFVKSLKPPLKLSLQALETLAVVAYKQPVTAPEISEIRGVDSGGVLGSLMSRKLVTTAGRKQVIGRPILYKTTRDFLVRFGLKDIGELPSIEEFEKMAGELAEQEEIPMQHPAEEAEQAEGATSPDEDEPSSTVEAASAMTTDEAAEDAAAKESQPETEPEAQPTE from the coding sequence ATGAGCCTCAAAGCCAAAATCGAAGCCGTCATCTACGCCTCGGAAGAACCCGTCACCCTTGCCCAGCTCGTCGGCCTGCTTGGCCACGAGGGCCAGTCCGAGCTCGATCACATCGAGTCAGCGCAGCAAGCGCTCTCGTTAGAAGAGCAGTCCACCGAGGCAGACGAATTCGGCGAAGCCGAGCAAGCCGCCGAGCGCGACCGCGCCCTGCACGAAGCCGCCGAGCACGAGGCCGCAGTGCTGCGCGAAGCTCGTCACCATGCACAAATAGACAACGCCGCGATGAGTTCGGAGGACGATGCCGAGCCCTCCATCGATGCGGCCATTGCCGAACCCGAACCCGCGCCAGCAGAGCAGGCAAGCGCACCTGTAACACCCGAGGACAAGGACGAGAAAAAAGCCGCGCGCGAGAAAGAGCGCAAACTGCGCGAGTATTTCCGCGCTATCCTCGACCAGCTCATCGGCGACTACGCCAATGGCGACCGTGGTCTCGAAATCCGCGAGGTCGCAGGCGGCTATCGCATGGCCACCAAGCCCGAGTACCACGACGCCGTCCGCGGCTTCGTCAAATCGCTCAAGCCGCCCCTGAAGCTCTCACTCCAGGCGCTCGAAACCCTGGCCGTCGTTGCCTACAAGCAGCCCGTCACCGCGCCAGAGATATCCGAGATCCGTGGCGTCGACTCCGGCGGCGTGCTCGGCTCGCTCATGTCGCGCAAGCTCGTCACGACTGCGGGCCGCAAACAGGTCATCGGCCGTCCCATCCTCTACAAAACCACCCGCGACTTCCTCGTGCGCTTCGGCCTCAAGGACATTGGCGAGCTGCCCAGCATCGAGGAGTTCGAGAAGATGGCCGGCGAGCTGGCCGAGCAGGAAGAGATTCCCATGCAGCACCCCGCCGAAGAAGCCGAGCAAGCGGAAGGCGCAACATCGCCAGACGAAGACGAGCCATCAAGCACGGTTGAAGCTGCCAGCGCAATGACAACCGACGAAGCAGCCGAAGACGCTGCTGCAAAAGAAAGCCAGCCAGAGACCGAGCCCGAAGCTCAACCCACAGAGTGA
- a CDS encoding endo-1,4-beta-xylanase has translation MTQAPRELTRREWLKHAAVLAAASSVPGLLAETGDTSDGDEITGAGSLKAHAAARGLLTGCAVNAGLFRSDPAFRKLIAQQYSIVVPENCMKFGYLQPAPNSYNFTDADALVAFAEAHGIKVRGHNFVWHEALPKWFNTTVNKDNARKFLVDHINTVAGRYKGKIHSWDVVNEAIWIKDGRADGLRSSSPWFEMLGSDYLDLAYRTARETDPHALLTYNDYGIEYDTDEEQKKRDAVLGLLRRFKAAGTPIDALGIQSHIHAGGTETYGKGLRRLIDDAGGMGLQVFITEMDVKDDGVASDDIAVRDKTVAEVYGNYLDTVLRGPEVKAVLTWGVTDKNTWLNGGTKFRPLHPARAQRPLPFDADYKPTPAFFAMRKSFDEARAR, from the coding sequence ATGACGCAGGCCCCAAGAGAGTTGACTCGCAGAGAATGGCTCAAACATGCGGCTGTGCTGGCTGCGGCTTCTTCCGTGCCAGGCTTGCTGGCGGAGACTGGCGACACTTCGGATGGTGACGAGATTACGGGTGCGGGTTCGCTGAAGGCACATGCCGCCGCGCGCGGGCTGCTGACCGGCTGCGCCGTGAATGCTGGGCTTTTCCGCAGTGATCCGGCCTTTCGCAAGCTGATTGCGCAACAGTACAGCATTGTTGTGCCGGAGAACTGCATGAAGTTTGGCTATCTGCAGCCTGCGCCGAACAGCTACAACTTTACTGATGCGGACGCTCTGGTTGCGTTTGCCGAGGCGCATGGGATCAAGGTGCGTGGGCATAACTTTGTGTGGCACGAGGCGTTGCCGAAATGGTTCAACACGACGGTGAACAAAGACAACGCGCGGAAGTTTCTTGTTGACCATATCAACACGGTTGCCGGTCGGTACAAGGGGAAGATTCACTCGTGGGACGTGGTGAATGAGGCCATCTGGATCAAGGATGGGCGTGCGGATGGGTTGCGGTCTTCGTCGCCGTGGTTCGAGATGCTAGGGTCGGATTATCTTGATCTTGCTTATCGGACTGCGCGCGAGACTGATCCTCATGCGCTTTTGACTTACAACGACTACGGCATCGAGTACGACACAGATGAAGAGCAGAAGAAGCGCGATGCAGTGCTTGGGTTGCTGCGAAGGTTTAAGGCGGCAGGGACGCCGATTGATGCGCTTGGGATTCAGTCGCACATTCATGCGGGCGGGACGGAGACGTATGGCAAAGGGCTTCGCCGGTTGATTGATGACGCGGGCGGGATGGGCTTGCAGGTCTTCATCACCGAGATGGATGTGAAGGATGATGGTGTCGCCTCGGACGATATCGCTGTGCGCGATAAGACCGTTGCCGAGGTTTATGGGAATTATCTGGATACCGTGCTGCGTGGGCCGGAGGTGAAGGCTGTGCTGACGTGGGGCGTTACGGATAAAAATACGTGGCTGAATGGAGGGACAAAGTTTCGGCCGCTGCATCCGGCGCGGGCGCAGAGGCCGCTGCCGTTTGATGCGGATTACAAGCCTACGCCTGCGTTCTTTGCTATGCGGAAGAGCTTTGATGAGGCGAGGGCGCGGTAG
- a CDS encoding segregation and condensation protein A: MADEIIQPEAAEQHEAGAEPQEPFQLQHPPVPEPPPAPKPTAAEKEKKEKEEASQFPFSVTVGLVYDGPLDLLLDLIRKQNIDIYDIPIARITSQFLDYTHHLKQVDVDSAGEFIYMASLLIHIKSKMLLPRDPSDVTGADAEDPRRELVERLLEHERFKAAAQMLLQKQQIEEATWSNPGLSNFRREQGEDASLEQEIAADTVDLVRVFQEILTRLRERPVLNVDEESVTVAQMLDYVKRRLIMEDKPVSLRRLLHNTHTERALICMFLAMLELVRLQAVLLHQPALHGDILVKKSANFDQAVADHAQARDDWR; this comes from the coding sequence ATGGCTGACGAAATCATCCAACCCGAAGCTGCCGAGCAGCACGAAGCAGGCGCAGAGCCGCAGGAGCCATTCCAGCTCCAGCACCCACCCGTGCCCGAACCACCGCCCGCCCCCAAACCGACCGCCGCCGAAAAAGAGAAAAAGGAAAAAGAAGAAGCCTCGCAGTTTCCTTTCTCCGTCACCGTCGGCCTGGTCTACGACGGCCCGCTCGACCTTCTGCTCGACCTCATCCGCAAGCAGAACATCGACATCTACGACATCCCCATCGCCCGCATCACCAGCCAGTTCCTCGACTACACGCACCACCTGAAGCAAGTTGACGTAGACTCCGCCGGCGAGTTCATCTACATGGCCTCCCTCCTGATTCACATCAAGTCGAAGATGCTCCTGCCGCGCGACCCCTCCGACGTCACCGGCGCCGACGCAGAAGACCCGCGCCGCGAACTGGTCGAGCGCCTGCTCGAACACGAGCGCTTCAAAGCCGCCGCGCAGATGCTGCTCCAGAAGCAGCAGATCGAAGAGGCCACCTGGTCCAACCCCGGCCTCAGCAACTTCCGCCGCGAACAGGGCGAAGACGCCAGCCTCGAACAGGAGATAGCCGCCGACACGGTCGATCTCGTCCGCGTCTTTCAAGAGATCCTCACGCGCCTGCGCGAGCGTCCCGTCCTGAACGTCGATGAGGAGTCCGTCACGGTCGCGCAGATGCTCGACTACGTCAAGCGCCGCCTCATCATGGAAGACAAGCCCGTCAGCCTGCGCCGCCTGCTGCACAACACCCACACCGAGCGTGCGTTGATCTGCATGTTCCTTGCCATGCTCGAGCTGGTGCGCCTCCAGGCTGTACTCCTGCATCAGCCCGCACTGCACGGCGACATCCTCGTCAAGAAATCCGCAAACTTCGATCAAGCCGTAGCCGACCACGCCCAGGCCCGCGACGACTGGCGATAG
- the trpS gene encoding tryptophan--tRNA ligase, with product MTDNTSNSSRPRVLSGMRPTGRLHLGNYMGALYNWVRLQHDYECYFFIADYHALTTDYADPSLLKQNIFEVALDFLSAGLDPEKCTIFVQSHVPQHAELHLLLSMITPVSWLERVPTYKDQQEQLREKDLATYGFLGYPLLQSADILAYQPDFVPVGQDQVSHVELTREVARRFNYFYSPKRVVSGEGSAVITEPDPDHLLLPEPQVLLTPSPKLPGTDGRKMSKSYGNSILLSATPTEVAYKMQSMTNGGQRPTADVPGDPDICPVGDMHRLFSSEQVLTQITTGCRTAAIRCDECKLLAANSINHHLAPIRERREELEDNPNKVWEVLYLGRIEAEKRAEQTMQAVRAVTGLSRDRSGVRLERAASSVQDAEDARNLSSFKHWWDSPAPLLSRNLRELWKRDLVPTGTPLKPDADGVWITQNNRRIFVATATQSNGNESWNFSVKPKSYEMLVLLCWGSDYRLRDFVVPQKLYLAQWVAAKKQAGKNNIEFSVKHEGGKYVLNLPGASGIDVTATEAGYQILGD from the coding sequence ATGACTGACAACACCTCCAACTCCTCACGCCCCCGCGTCCTGAGCGGCATGCGACCCACAGGCCGCCTGCACCTGGGCAACTACATGGGCGCGCTCTACAACTGGGTCCGGCTCCAGCACGACTACGAGTGCTACTTCTTCATCGCCGACTACCACGCCCTCACGACCGACTACGCCGACCCCAGCCTGCTCAAGCAGAACATCTTCGAGGTCGCGCTCGACTTCCTCTCCGCCGGTCTCGACCCGGAGAAGTGCACCATCTTCGTCCAGTCGCACGTGCCCCAGCACGCCGAGCTGCACCTGCTCCTCAGCATGATCACGCCGGTAAGCTGGCTCGAGCGCGTGCCGACGTACAAAGACCAGCAGGAGCAGCTCCGTGAGAAGGACCTCGCCACCTACGGCTTCCTCGGCTACCCGCTGCTCCAGTCAGCAGACATCCTCGCCTACCAGCCCGACTTCGTTCCCGTCGGCCAGGACCAGGTCTCGCACGTCGAGCTGACCCGCGAGGTCGCGCGCCGCTTCAACTACTTCTACAGCCCGAAGCGTGTCGTCTCCGGCGAAGGCTCCGCCGTCATCACCGAACCGGACCCAGACCATCTGCTATTACCCGAACCACAAGTGCTCCTGACGCCATCGCCGAAGCTGCCCGGCACCGACGGTCGCAAGATGTCCAAGAGCTACGGCAACAGCATTCTGCTCTCAGCCACGCCCACCGAAGTCGCGTACAAGATGCAGAGCATGACCAACGGCGGCCAGCGTCCCACGGCAGATGTTCCCGGCGACCCCGACATCTGCCCCGTAGGCGACATGCACCGCCTCTTCAGCTCCGAGCAGGTGCTCACCCAGATCACCACCGGCTGCCGCACAGCGGCCATCCGCTGCGACGAATGCAAATTGCTCGCGGCCAACTCCATCAACCACCATCTCGCTCCCATCCGCGAGCGCCGCGAAGAGCTCGAAGATAACCCCAACAAGGTGTGGGAGGTGCTGTATCTCGGGCGCATTGAAGCCGAGAAACGAGCAGAGCAGACGATGCAGGCCGTCCGCGCCGTTACTGGCCTCTCACGCGACCGTTCCGGCGTCCGCCTCGAGCGGGCTGCATCCAGCGTGCAGGATGCCGAGGACGCGCGTAATCTGTCCAGCTTCAAGCACTGGTGGGACTCACCCGCCCCTCTGCTCTCGCGCAACCTCAGGGAACTTTGGAAGAGAGACCTCGTCCCGACAGGCACACCACTCAAGCCCGATGCCGATGGCGTCTGGATTACACAGAACAACCGCCGCATCTTCGTCGCCACAGCTACGCAAAGCAATGGCAACGAATCGTGGAACTTCTCCGTCAAACCCAAGTCCTACGAGATGCTGGTTCTCCTCTGCTGGGGCAGCGACTACCGCCTCCGCGACTTTGTTGTTCCGCAGAAGCTCTATCTTGCCCAATGGGTCGCTGCCAAAAAGCAGGCAGGAAAGAATAACATCGAGTTTTCGGTGAAACACGAAGGCGGCAAATATGTCCTCAACCTTCCCGGTGCGTCCGGCATCGATGTCACCGCAACCGAAGCGGGCTATCAAATTCTCGGCGACTAA
- a CDS encoding site-2 protease family protein, whose translation MNQEALLIAFQVVVLVLAFSVHECAHGWTAWKLGDPTARMLGRVTLNPLKHLDPFGSVLMPLIALVYHWPLIGWAKPTPVTPRNFKHYRRDDILVTLAGPASNLLSAIVALILLVIIKHVARGGANAVATAVALVSNIPGVVAAGLPVLTPVALLLYYVILINLLLFVFNLIPVPPLDGSHILRHFLPYKALQLYDRMGMVLLIVLFLVGGSFIFTLFNPLFSTFNHLLFTL comes from the coding sequence ATGAATCAGGAAGCCTTACTGATTGCGTTTCAGGTCGTGGTCCTTGTCCTTGCCTTTAGCGTCCACGAGTGCGCGCATGGCTGGACGGCATGGAAGCTCGGCGACCCCACCGCCCGGATGCTGGGCCGGGTCACGCTCAATCCGCTCAAGCACCTCGACCCCTTCGGCTCCGTCCTGATGCCTCTGATTGCGCTCGTCTACCACTGGCCGCTCATCGGCTGGGCCAAGCCTACGCCCGTCACCCCGCGCAACTTCAAGCATTATCGACGCGACGACATCCTGGTCACACTCGCCGGGCCCGCCAGCAACCTGCTCTCTGCCATCGTCGCCCTGATTCTGCTGGTGATTATCAAACACGTGGCTCGCGGTGGCGCCAACGCCGTGGCTACCGCAGTTGCACTGGTGAGCAATATCCCCGGAGTCGTAGCCGCAGGTCTCCCTGTACTCACACCGGTCGCGCTGCTCCTGTATTACGTCATCCTGATCAACCTTCTGCTCTTCGTCTTCAACCTGATCCCCGTGCCTCCACTGGACGGCAGCCACATCCTGCGCCACTTCCTGCCCTATAAGGCGCTCCAACTTTACGATCGCATGGGCATGGTGCTTCTGATTGTGCTGTTTCTGGTGGGCGGCAGCTTTATCTTCACGCTCTTCAATCCGCTCTTCAGCACCTTCAACCACCTGCTGTTTACGCTTTAG
- a CDS encoding acyltransferase, translated as MTVLNYRDPRPSPESEAIYRRWLSQLNDDFTRHQSPDRRSEIVRNELYQIYLGRAHSGRSTASLTTELASNVLVESFDPRNITLEPEYYGDVNPEQYAIRKPLIYFWQMFDRSPLGLNNWLGYRFRCMLGRHVFKHLGKHVKIFHNVEFTFGYNLTVEDYCTIHKNVMLDDRGEIILREGTSVSDYANIYSHSHDIHQQADVTNKPTILGPRARVTYHATVLAGANIGEDTMLGAMAVATKPIPPSVVAVGVPARTKRQKTQPSATGFYKE; from the coding sequence ATGACTGTCCTTAACTACCGCGATCCCAGACCTAGCCCTGAGTCCGAAGCCATCTACCGTCGCTGGCTCTCGCAGCTCAACGACGACTTCACCAGACACCAATCCCCTGACCGCCGCTCAGAGATCGTCCGCAACGAGCTTTACCAGATTTACCTCGGCCGCGCCCACAGCGGACGCTCCACAGCCTCGCTCACCACCGAACTCGCCTCGAACGTCCTCGTCGAATCCTTCGACCCGCGCAACATCACGCTCGAACCCGAGTACTACGGCGACGTCAACCCCGAGCAGTACGCCATCCGCAAACCTCTCATCTATTTCTGGCAGATGTTCGACCGCTCCCCTCTGGGCCTGAACAACTGGCTCGGCTACCGCTTTCGCTGCATGTTAGGCCGGCACGTCTTCAAGCACCTCGGCAAACACGTCAAAATCTTCCACAACGTCGAGTTCACCTTCGGCTACAACCTCACCGTCGAGGACTACTGCACCATCCACAAAAACGTCATGCTCGACGACCGCGGCGAGATCATCCTGCGCGAAGGCACCAGCGTCTCCGACTACGCCAACATCTACTCCCACTCGCACGACATCCACCAGCAGGCCGACGTCACCAACAAACCGACCATCCTCGGCCCCCGCGCCCGCGTCACGTATCACGCAACGGTGCTGGCCGGCGCTAACATCGGCGAAGACACCATGCTCGGCGCAATGGCCGTCGCCACCAAGCCCATCCCGCCGTCGGTCGTCGCTGTCGGAGTCCCAGCCAGGACGAAGCGCCAAAAGACACAGCCCAGCGCGACGGGATTCTACAAAGAATAG
- a CDS encoding SIMPL domain-containing protein produces MKPIQALAKNNRISALAGALVMAASLAAMPASAQTIQVNKENRTIAVTATDKVTAMADTATVHVGFIDYGPDSASAYATGSRISNAIMDALTGAGIPKDSIESENQNVSPVQPYQVEKLSEAERAKRQFQVTQSWTVRVPAADAAKTLDLAVKAGANQSGQIDWSFKDENAPQAEAAAKALKHAREQAEQMAQSLNAKLGALLYASNQVEAAPVRPLMMSMAAKAQAEPAPLAINPRQIEKTATVYAVFAIE; encoded by the coding sequence ATGAAGCCAATCCAAGCTCTCGCGAAGAACAACCGCATCTCGGCGCTCGCAGGCGCACTCGTCATGGCTGCCTCGCTCGCCGCAATGCCGGCGTCTGCCCAGACCATTCAGGTCAACAAAGAAAACCGCACCATCGCGGTCACGGCCACAGACAAAGTCACTGCCATGGCCGACACAGCCACCGTGCACGTTGGCTTCATCGACTACGGCCCCGACAGCGCCTCAGCCTACGCCACCGGCTCACGCATCTCGAACGCCATCATGGACGCTCTTACCGGCGCTGGCATTCCGAAAGATTCCATCGAGAGCGAGAACCAGAACGTCTCCCCCGTGCAGCCCTATCAGGTCGAAAAACTCTCCGAAGCCGAGCGAGCCAAGCGGCAGTTCCAGGTAACGCAGAGCTGGACCGTCCGCGTGCCAGCCGCCGACGCCGCAAAGACACTCGACCTCGCCGTCAAGGCCGGAGCGAACCAATCCGGCCAGATCGACTGGTCGTTCAAGGATGAGAACGCCCCGCAAGCCGAAGCCGCGGCCAAAGCCCTCAAGCATGCCCGCGAACAGGCCGAGCAGATGGCCCAGAGTCTCAACGCCAAACTCGGCGCGTTGCTCTACGCCAGCAACCAGGTCGAAGCCGCCCCGGTCCGCCCGCTGATGATGAGCATGGCAGCTAAAGCGCAAGCCGAACCTGCACCGCTCGCCATCAATCCTCGCCAGATTGAAAAAACTGCCACCGTGTATGCTGTCTTCGCCATCGAATAG
- a CDS encoding (Fe-S)-binding protein, whose translation MSGWVRMVDVTLVAVSGAGSSGALPLIGTWLPHTLAEPEHFSTTEVVLLLSGIAVSVTLFFQRFGPILNRILHSKKDADFSLRPIGRRVWDFFWEVLCQGKVIRQRPLPGLAHAFVFWGFLAFALVTTNHIANGLHVGFLSPESYVGEFYFSFAAAWAVLVAIGITGLFIRRFFVRPIWLGKKVSVESGWIAFLIFLLMVSYLGAFFVSPGSAAVKALWWTHTLTLLAFLPLIPHTKHLHLVISPVTVFLKRDGFSKIPPLSGDEDFGLVTGKDVTQLVALQVYSCVECGRCTEHCPAANTGKVLNPKEIALGVRSYLNELGPASDVALLAEARPETKFAELLSMEAVFECTTCGSCEYQCPVGIQHVPVIVGLRRGATNTGAWEDNYGTKLFLALEKNGNALGLSAMERDKFIQKESFPIFDGTQEYCLWLGCMGGYDPKGREIIADFARVMNYLGTTFGVLKKEKCTGDPARRLGNDLVFQTLAEAGLKAFETAKVQKIVAICPHCVRTIANDWREYGVAPEIEHHSEFMARHIGMLPKQTLAGDDGESIVYHDPCYLGRYRDVYDEPRAVVEQAGKLVEAPRSHERSFCCGAGGGLAFLGEEKGERVSHVRAAELAGTGAKVVGTACPFCNTMFRDALAEVSKTPPQLLDIAQLTARALPDAGNRD comes from the coding sequence GTGAGCGGATGGGTTCGGATGGTCGATGTGACGCTTGTCGCTGTGTCGGGCGCTGGATCTTCGGGAGCGCTGCCGTTGATTGGGACATGGCTCCCCCATACGCTGGCTGAACCGGAACATTTTTCGACAACCGAAGTAGTTCTGCTGCTGAGTGGCATTGCGGTCTCTGTGACGCTGTTCTTCCAGCGCTTCGGGCCAATCCTGAACAGAATTTTGCACTCAAAAAAAGATGCTGACTTCTCGCTGCGGCCCATCGGGCGCAGGGTGTGGGACTTCTTCTGGGAGGTTCTGTGCCAGGGCAAGGTGATTCGCCAGCGGCCGCTGCCGGGACTGGCCCACGCGTTTGTCTTCTGGGGGTTTCTGGCGTTTGCGCTGGTGACGACCAACCATATCGCGAACGGTTTGCATGTGGGGTTTCTCTCTCCTGAGAGCTACGTCGGGGAGTTCTACTTTTCGTTTGCGGCGGCGTGGGCTGTACTAGTTGCCATCGGGATTACTGGCTTGTTCATCCGGAGATTCTTTGTCAGGCCGATCTGGCTGGGCAAGAAGGTCTCGGTCGAGTCCGGGTGGATTGCGTTTTTGATCTTCCTGCTGATGGTGAGCTATCTGGGGGCGTTCTTCGTGAGCCCGGGCAGCGCGGCGGTGAAGGCGCTGTGGTGGACGCACACGCTGACGCTGCTGGCGTTTCTGCCGCTGATTCCGCATACCAAGCACCTGCATCTCGTGATCAGTCCGGTGACGGTGTTTCTGAAGCGCGATGGCTTCTCGAAGATTCCTCCGCTGAGCGGTGATGAGGATTTCGGGCTGGTTACGGGCAAGGATGTAACTCAGTTGGTCGCGCTGCAGGTGTATAGCTGCGTTGAGTGCGGGCGATGCACGGAGCACTGTCCGGCGGCGAACACGGGCAAGGTGCTTAATCCGAAAGAGATTGCTCTGGGTGTGCGGAGCTACCTGAACGAACTCGGGCCCGCAAGCGACGTTGCGCTACTGGCCGAGGCGAGGCCGGAGACCAAATTTGCTGAGTTGCTCTCGATGGAGGCGGTCTTCGAGTGCACGACGTGCGGAAGCTGCGAGTATCAGTGTCCGGTGGGGATTCAGCATGTGCCGGTGATTGTGGGGCTGCGGCGTGGCGCGACCAACACTGGAGCATGGGAAGACAACTACGGGACGAAGCTGTTTCTGGCGCTTGAAAAGAATGGCAATGCGCTGGGGTTGAGCGCGATGGAGCGTGACAAGTTTATTCAGAAGGAAAGCTTCCCCATCTTCGACGGCACGCAGGAGTATTGCCTGTGGCTTGGGTGCATGGGCGGCTACGACCCTAAAGGGCGCGAGATTATTGCTGATTTTGCACGTGTGATGAACTACCTGGGCACTACGTTCGGTGTGCTGAAGAAAGAGAAATGCACGGGCGATCCTGCGCGGCGGTTGGGCAATGACCTTGTGTTTCAGACACTCGCTGAGGCTGGGTTGAAGGCATTCGAGACGGCGAAGGTGCAGAAGATCGTCGCCATCTGTCCGCACTGCGTCAGAACGATTGCGAACGATTGGCGCGAGTATGGCGTTGCTCCGGAGATTGAGCACCACTCGGAGTTCATGGCCAGGCACATCGGCATGCTGCCGAAGCAGACGCTTGCTGGAGATGACGGCGAGAGCATCGTGTATCACGATCCGTGCTATCTGGGACGGTATCGCGATGTGTACGATGAACCACGCGCAGTGGTCGAACAGGCTGGAAAGTTGGTTGAAGCACCTCGTTCGCACGAGCGAAGCTTCTGCTGCGGCGCTGGCGGCGGGCTTGCATTTCTTGGTGAAGAGAAGGGCGAGCGGGTGAGCCACGTCCGGGCGGCTGAGTTGGCAGGGACGGGCGCGAAGGTGGTGGGCACGGCATGCCCCTTCTGC